A genomic stretch from Argiope bruennichi chromosome 2, qqArgBrue1.1, whole genome shotgun sequence includes:
- the LOC129959127 gene encoding short coiled-coil protein B-like has protein sequence MAENMIRLQEELNNIPLADEDAQDDSDVETEGTEDQHDLGHQSYESIPSAFTNGSNSPAPPLLDPDLSSDEMEEKTRLISQVLELQNTLEDLSQRVDSVKEENLKLKSENQVLGQYIENLMSASSVFQCTSPKSKKKGSFKGKK, from the exons ATGGCTGAGAATATGATAAGACTTCAAGAGGAGCTCAACAATATACCATTAGCAGACGAAGATGCTCAAG atGACAGTGATGTTGAAACTGAAGGTACTGAAGATCAACATGATCTTGGACACCAAAGCTATGAATCCATTCCATCTGCCTTTACGAACGGTTCAAACAGTCCTGCTCCACCTT tactgGATCCTGATTTAAGTTCTgatgaaatggaagaaaaaacaaGACTTATTTCTCAGGTTTTGGAATTGCAAAATACTCTGGAAG ATCTTTCACAAAGAGTAGACAGTGTGAAGGaagaaaatttgaagttaaaatcaGAAAATCAAGTTTTGGGGCAGTATATAGAAAACCTTATGTCAGCTTCAAGTGTTTTCCAATGCACTTCTCCTAAATCTAAAAAGAA GGGTTCTTTCAAAGGAAAAAAGTGA